A window of [Clostridium] innocuum genomic DNA:
GCAGGTGAATACCAGTGCGAGGAAATGTCTGTTCAGGAATTTCCTGCTGCAGCCGATAAACAGACTGTACAGCGGATAAATCAGACAGTACATCATCGACCATGGGGCTACCCCCTGGGTACTCAGATTGAGTATGGTAAACACCACTGCTCCCAGAACAGCCTGCCTTGTCTGAAATGTCATCGCAAATACCACAATGGTAAATGTAATGCATTCCAGATATAGAATGAATGAAAATGATGTAAACACGACAGCTTCAATCGAAGCGATAACGGCTATGAAGCAAAGCTCTCTTGCCTTCATACATAGGACCTGCTAATAAATTCTCTTTCCCTTATACCGTCCTGTGCATTCTCATACAGGCACATCATGAAAAAGGTATTGGATAGCAGATTCATAAAATCAAACAGGATGGCTTCTACCGGCTTTCCCTCACACTGAATCTGATGCATGATGCGGATAACAGCCTTGACTTCTGCACGCAGCACATGCAGATGGCTGGCACCAATACAGCCGTCGGGCAGGACAAAACGATCCATCTCAATATGGTAACGGGCATAGAAGGTATTCAGCTTTTTCAGTTCAGCCTCCCCTATGGCACACGCTCCCCGGATGGATCCATTGGCGTGATAGATCATTTCCATCAGTTGAAGGAGGTCCTCCTGCGGAATATGACGGATGTGGCGTCTTGCCA
This region includes:
- a CDS encoding cytochrome B is translated as MKARELCFIAVIASIEAVVFTSFSFILYLECITFTIVVFAMTFQTRQAVLGAVVFTILNLSTQGVAPWSMMYCLIYPLYSLFIGCSRKFLNRHFLALVFTCGFLSFLTGQLVQLPFMLISEKITVIYVLMGLKTSLIQGFMSMALCAICYKPIAAVLNHMERRLQNGKAM
- a CDS encoding ATP:cob(I)alamin adenosyltransferase, translated to MSVEYCAYPFLKEKSHLCDYEIATDRLASMLSVARRHIRHIPQEDLLQLMEMIYHANGSIRGACAIGEAELKKLNTFYARYHIEMDRFVLPDGCIGASHLHVLRAEVKAVIRIMHQIQCEGKPVEAILFDFMNLLSNTFFMMCLYENAQDGIREREFISRSYV